CACATCGCGTTCGTAAGCGAAGGCGCCACTGAGAAACGTCAGCGCCACAGACCACGCCAGGAGTCCGGCCAGCGCTGCGTACAACAGCAGTCGAGATGGCGTGATCTGTGGCATGCTCATTGATTCCAGAAGCGGCCGCGATGGCGGTGACCCTCGCGTGCCGTGCATTTCACGGGCTCAGCGCGTGCCGGAACCCGACGGGCGCGACTTCGAGGCCGAGCCCGAGTTCTTATTCTGCAGCGGCAGGCCCGCCTGGGTCCACGCGTTGATGCCGCCGGTGAATCGAATCACGTTGGGATGGCCCAGTTCGGCCAGATGATCGGCGAGCATCAGACTCATGGGGCATTCCGGCCCGCCGCAGTAGGTGACGACCAGTTGGTTGGGGTCTGTCAGGAGGCGCCGAATGGCCGGCTCCTTGGCGTCATACGCCAGGGGGATCGCGCCCGGGATCCACTGATCGGATGGACCGCGGGCGTCGAGCACGACCATCGGGACTCTGGCGCCCATCAGCGCCTTCAGGGCCTGGGCATTCAACTCGGCCGTAACGTGAGTCTTCTGGCTCTCGGCCTTGGAGCCGCTGCCGCTTTTGGAGCCGCTGCCTTCGGCCAGCGTCATCGTCACGACACCGACCGACAGACATGCGGCGAGAACAACGACGCCGAATCCAAACATGTGTTGACGCGAATACATCTGGATGCCTTTCAATGAGGGGTGAACGGTGAGTTAAATTGATTGGGCGTGATGCGGCACGATCAGCGTGAACTCGAGCCGCTGGGCTGCTGATCCGGTTGCTTGGCGCCCGAGCCGGAATCGTTCGAGCCGTTGTCGTTGGAGCAGCCGGACAGAACCAGCATCAGAGTCACCATCAGAACCATTGCTGCGGTCAGAACCTTGTACATGAGTCGTTCCTTTGAAAAAGGGGTGAGAGTTATCGTCGCCAGGCCATCAGTTTCTCGAAGAGCTTTTTGACGGTCGGGGTCAGTCGCGTGCGGCTGTAGGCGTCGCCGGCTTTCTTGATCGCCTCGGCCTGCGTGGGGTAAGGATGAATCGTCCTGGCGATGGCGCCCAGGCCCAGCCCCGCGGTCATCGCCAGCGTGATCTCGGAGATCATCTCACCGGCGTGACGGGCCACCAGCGTCGCGCCGAGGATGCGGTCGGTGCCTTGCTTGACGTGAACTTTCAGAAAGCCCTCGTCTTCGCCGTCGAGGATCGCTCGATCCACATCGGCCAGCTCGATCGTGAACGTCTGTGTCTGGATGCCGCGCTGTCGGGCTTCGTGTTCGTAGAGGCCGACGTGCGAGATTTCCGGATCGGTGTAGGTGCACCAGGGAATCGTCAGCGCCGAGACTTTCGCCCGGCCGAAGAACAGGGCGTTCTGAATGACGATGCGCGCCATCGCGTCAGCGGTGTGCGTGAACTTGTACGCCGAGCAGATGTCGCCGGCGGCGTAGATGTTGCGGTTCGTCGTCCGCAGCCGGTCATCGACTTTCACGCCGCTTCGCTTGTCGTACTCGACACCGACGGCTTCGAGGTTCAACCCCTCGACATTGGGCGCGCGGCCGACGCCGACGAGAATCGCGTCACAGGGGATGTCGTGGATTTGACCGTGACAGTCGAGCGTGATGAACTTTTCGCCATTTTCGCAGCGCACCTTGGCCGCCTTGCCGCCGCAGACGATTTTCACGCCGTCGCGCTTCAGCGCTGCCTCGATGCGCCGAGCGGCGTCGGGATCCTCGCGGGTGAGGATCTGCGACTCGGCCTCGGCCAGTGTCACCTGTGAGCCGAACCGCGCGAAGCTCTGGGCCAGTTCGCAGCCGATCGGTCCGGCGCCGATGACCACCAACCGCCGCGGCAGTTCCGTCAGCGAGAACACCGTTTCGTTGGTCAGGTAACCGGTTTCGGCGAGGCCGGGGATCGGCAGGGTCGTGGCCCTGGCGCCGGTGGCGATCACCGCGCGGGCATATGACAGCGTCTGATCCCCGACGCGGATTTGGCCGTTGCGCTCGAAGCGAGCCTGACCGATAAACACGTCGATGCCGAGTCCCCGGAAGCGGGCCGCCGAGTCGTGCGGCGCGATGCCGGCGCGGAGCCGGCGCATGCGTTGCATCACGGCAGTGAAATCGACGTGTGTTTCGCCCTCGACTTCGACGCCGTAGGCGCCGGCATCGCGTACCTCCGCATAAGCCTTGGCGCAAC
This genomic window from Planctomycetota bacterium contains:
- a CDS encoding FAD-containing oxidoreductase — protein: MNPTRAIHEPHAEIPALQPQDEHNLELASHVHPPNWVNPTPSGRYNLVVIGGGTAGLVTAAGAAGLGAKVALIERDLMGGDCLNVGCVPSKALIRCAKAYAEVRDAGAYGVEVEGETHVDFTAVMQRMRRLRAGIAPHDSAARFRGLGIDVFIGQARFERNGQIRVGDQTLSYARAVIATGARATTLPIPGLAETGYLTNETVFSLTELPRRLVVIGAGPIGCELAQSFARFGSQVTLAEAESQILTREDPDAARRIEAALKRDGVKIVCGGKAAKVRCENGEKFITLDCHGQIHDIPCDAILVGVGRAPNVEGLNLEAVGVEYDKRSGVKVDDRLRTTNRNIYAAGDICSAYKFTHTADAMARIVIQNALFFGRAKVSALTIPWCTYTDPEISHVGLYEHEARQRGIQTQTFTIELADVDRAILDGEDEGFLKVHVKQGTDRILGATLVARHAGEMISEITLAMTAGLGLGAIARTIHPYPTQAEAIKKAGDAYSRTRLTPTVKKLFEKLMAWRR